In Castor canadensis chromosome 11, mCasCan1.hap1v2, whole genome shotgun sequence, a single genomic region encodes these proteins:
- the Gpr161 gene encoding G-protein coupled receptor 161 isoform X1, which produces MSLNSSLGHRKELSNLTVEEGGEGGVIVTEFIAIIIITVFVCLGNLVIVVTLYKKSYLLTLSNKFVFSLTLSNFLLSVLVLPFVVTSSIRREWIFGVVWCNFSALLYLLISSASMLTLGVIAIDRYYAVLYPMVYPMKITGNRAVMALVYIWLHSLVGCLPPLFGWSSVEFDEFKWMCVAAWHREPGYTAFWQIWCALFPFLVMLVCYGFIFRVARVKARKVHCGTVVIVEEDAQRSGRKNSSTSTSSSGSRRNAFQGVVYSANQCKALITILVVLGAFMVTWGPYMVVITSEALWGKNYVSPTLETWATWLSFTSAICHPLIYGLWNKTVRKELLGMCFGDRYYREPFVQRQRTSRLFSISNRITDLGLSPHLTALMAGGQPLGHSSSTGDTGFSCSQDSGTDVMLLEDYMSDDNPPSHCTCPPKRRSSVTFEDEVEQIKEAAKNSILHVKAEVHKTLDSYAASLAKAIEAEAKINLFGEEALPGVLFTARTVPGAGFAGRRGSRTLANQRLPLQSIEEGNILAAEQR; this is translated from the exons ATGAGCCTCAACTCCTCCCTTGGCCACAGGAAGGAGCTAAGCAACCTCACCgtggaggagggaggtgaagGGGGTGTGATCGTCACCGAGTTCATTGCCATTATCATCATCACCGTGTTTGTCTGCCTGGGAAACCTGGTCATCGTGGTTACCTTGTACAAGAAGTCCTACCTTCTCACCCTCAGCAACAAGTTTGTCTTCAGCCTGACCCTATCCAACTTCTTGCTGTCTGTGTTGGTGCTGCCATTTGTGGTGACTAGCTCCATCCGGAGGGAATGGATCTTCGGTGTGGTCTGGTGCAACTTCTCTGCCCTCCTCTACTTGCTGATCAGCTCGGCCAGCATGCTCACCCTCGGGGTCATTGCCATAGACCG CTATTATGCTGTCCTATACCCGATGGTGTACCCCATGAAGATCACAGGGAATCGGGCTGTGATGGCGCTTGTCTACATCTGGCTTCACTCCCTCGTCGGCTGCCTGCCTCCCCTATTTGGTTGGTCTTCGGTGGAGTTTGACGAGTTCAAGTGGATGTGTGTGGCTGCCTGGCACCGGGAGCCTGGATACACTGCCTTCTGGCAGATCTGGTGCGCCTTGTTCCCCTTTCTGGTCATGCTGGTGTGCTATGGCTTCATCTTCCGTGTGGCCAGGGTCAAGGCACGCAAGGTGCACTGTGGCACGGTGGTCATTGTGGAGGAGGATGCACAGAGGAGTGGGAGGAAAAACTCAAGCACCTCCACCTCCTCTTCTGGCAGTAGGAGGAATGCCTTTCAGGGCGTGGTCTACTCAGCCAACCAGTGCAAAGCCCTCATTACCATCCTGGTGGTCCTTGGTGCTTTCATGGTCACCTGGGGCCCCTACATGGTTGTTATCACTTCTGAGGCACTCTGGGGGAAGAACTATGTATCCCCCACCCTGGAGACCTGGGCCACATGGCTGTCCTTCACGAGCGCTATCTGCCACCCCCTTATCTACGGACTCTGGAACAAGACAGTTCGCAAGGAACTCCTGGGCATGTGCTTTGGGGACCGGTATTACCGGGAACCCTTTGTGCAGCGACAGAGAACTTCCAGGCTCTTCAGCATTTCCAACAGGATCACAG ATTTGGGCCTGTCCCCACACCTCACAGCACTCATGGCAGGTGGACAGCCCCTGGGGCACAGCAGCAGCACTGGTGACACCGGCTTCAGCTGCTCTCAGGACTCAG GGACAGATGTGATGCTGCTGGAAGACTACATGTCTGATGACAACCCTCCCTCCCACTGTACTTGCCCGCCCAAGAGAAGGAGCTCTGTGACATTTGAGGATGAAGTGGAACAGATCAAAG AGGCTGCCAAGAACTCTATTCTTCACGTCAAAGCTGAAGTACATAAGACCTTGGACAGTTATGCAGCCAGCTTGGCCAAAGCCATTGAGGCTGAAGCCAAAATCAACTTATTTGGGGAGGAGGCTTTGCCAGGGGTCTTGTTCACAGCAAGGACTGTCCCGGGGGCTGGTTTTGCAGGCCGCCGAGGCAGCAGAACGCTTGCAAATCAGAGGCTGCCTCTGCAGAGCATTGAAGAAGGGAACATTCTAGCTGCAGAACAGAGATGA
- the Gpr161 gene encoding G-protein coupled receptor 161 isoform X3 — protein sequence MFLSYTCYYAVLYPMVYPMKITGNRAVMALVYIWLHSLVGCLPPLFGWSSVEFDEFKWMCVAAWHREPGYTAFWQIWCALFPFLVMLVCYGFIFRVARVKARKVHCGTVVIVEEDAQRSGRKNSSTSTSSSGSRRNAFQGVVYSANQCKALITILVVLGAFMVTWGPYMVVITSEALWGKNYVSPTLETWATWLSFTSAICHPLIYGLWNKTVRKELLGMCFGDRYYREPFVQRQRTSRLFSISNRITDLGLSPHLTALMAGGQPLGHSSSTGDTGFSCSQDSGTDVMLLEDYMSDDNPPSHCTCPPKRRSSVTFEDEVEQIKEAAKNSILHVKAEVHKTLDSYAASLAKAIEAEAKINLFGEEALPGVLFTARTVPGAGFAGRRGSRTLANQRLPLQSIEEGNILAAEQR from the exons ATGTTCCTCAGCTATACCTG CTATTATGCTGTCCTATACCCGATGGTGTACCCCATGAAGATCACAGGGAATCGGGCTGTGATGGCGCTTGTCTACATCTGGCTTCACTCCCTCGTCGGCTGCCTGCCTCCCCTATTTGGTTGGTCTTCGGTGGAGTTTGACGAGTTCAAGTGGATGTGTGTGGCTGCCTGGCACCGGGAGCCTGGATACACTGCCTTCTGGCAGATCTGGTGCGCCTTGTTCCCCTTTCTGGTCATGCTGGTGTGCTATGGCTTCATCTTCCGTGTGGCCAGGGTCAAGGCACGCAAGGTGCACTGTGGCACGGTGGTCATTGTGGAGGAGGATGCACAGAGGAGTGGGAGGAAAAACTCAAGCACCTCCACCTCCTCTTCTGGCAGTAGGAGGAATGCCTTTCAGGGCGTGGTCTACTCAGCCAACCAGTGCAAAGCCCTCATTACCATCCTGGTGGTCCTTGGTGCTTTCATGGTCACCTGGGGCCCCTACATGGTTGTTATCACTTCTGAGGCACTCTGGGGGAAGAACTATGTATCCCCCACCCTGGAGACCTGGGCCACATGGCTGTCCTTCACGAGCGCTATCTGCCACCCCCTTATCTACGGACTCTGGAACAAGACAGTTCGCAAGGAACTCCTGGGCATGTGCTTTGGGGACCGGTATTACCGGGAACCCTTTGTGCAGCGACAGAGAACTTCCAGGCTCTTCAGCATTTCCAACAGGATCACAG ATTTGGGCCTGTCCCCACACCTCACAGCACTCATGGCAGGTGGACAGCCCCTGGGGCACAGCAGCAGCACTGGTGACACCGGCTTCAGCTGCTCTCAGGACTCAG GGACAGATGTGATGCTGCTGGAAGACTACATGTCTGATGACAACCCTCCCTCCCACTGTACTTGCCCGCCCAAGAGAAGGAGCTCTGTGACATTTGAGGATGAAGTGGAACAGATCAAAG AGGCTGCCAAGAACTCTATTCTTCACGTCAAAGCTGAAGTACATAAGACCTTGGACAGTTATGCAGCCAGCTTGGCCAAAGCCATTGAGGCTGAAGCCAAAATCAACTTATTTGGGGAGGAGGCTTTGCCAGGGGTCTTGTTCACAGCAAGGACTGTCCCGGGGGCTGGTTTTGCAGGCCGCCGAGGCAGCAGAACGCTTGCAAATCAGAGGCTGCCTCTGCAGAGCATTGAAGAAGGGAACATTCTAGCTGCAGAACAGAGATGA
- the Gpr161 gene encoding G-protein coupled receptor 161 isoform X2 yields MSLNSSLGHRKELSNLTVEEGGEGGVIVTEFIAIIIITVFVCLGNLVIVVTLYKKSYLLTLSNKFVFSLTLSNFLLSVLVLPFVVTSSIRREWIFGVVWCNFSALLYLLISSASMLTLGVIAIDRYYAVLYPMVYPMKITGNRAVMALVYIWLHSLVGCLPPLFGWSSVEFDEFKWMCVAAWHREPGYTAFWQIWCALFPFLVMLVCYGFIFRVARVKARKVHCGTVVIVEEDAQRSGRKNSSTSTSSSGSRRNAFQGVVYSANQCKALITILVVLGAFMVTWGPYMVVITSEALWGKNYVSPTLETWATWLSFTSAICHPLIYGLWNKTVRKELLGMCFGDRYYREPFVQRQRTSRLFSISNRITDLGLSPHLTALMAGGQPLGHSSSTGDTGFSCSQDSGTDVMLLEDYMSDDNPPSHCTCPPKRRSSVTFEDEVEQIKVLGVDTSYAGTPCFDLSL; encoded by the exons ATGAGCCTCAACTCCTCCCTTGGCCACAGGAAGGAGCTAAGCAACCTCACCgtggaggagggaggtgaagGGGGTGTGATCGTCACCGAGTTCATTGCCATTATCATCATCACCGTGTTTGTCTGCCTGGGAAACCTGGTCATCGTGGTTACCTTGTACAAGAAGTCCTACCTTCTCACCCTCAGCAACAAGTTTGTCTTCAGCCTGACCCTATCCAACTTCTTGCTGTCTGTGTTGGTGCTGCCATTTGTGGTGACTAGCTCCATCCGGAGGGAATGGATCTTCGGTGTGGTCTGGTGCAACTTCTCTGCCCTCCTCTACTTGCTGATCAGCTCGGCCAGCATGCTCACCCTCGGGGTCATTGCCATAGACCG CTATTATGCTGTCCTATACCCGATGGTGTACCCCATGAAGATCACAGGGAATCGGGCTGTGATGGCGCTTGTCTACATCTGGCTTCACTCCCTCGTCGGCTGCCTGCCTCCCCTATTTGGTTGGTCTTCGGTGGAGTTTGACGAGTTCAAGTGGATGTGTGTGGCTGCCTGGCACCGGGAGCCTGGATACACTGCCTTCTGGCAGATCTGGTGCGCCTTGTTCCCCTTTCTGGTCATGCTGGTGTGCTATGGCTTCATCTTCCGTGTGGCCAGGGTCAAGGCACGCAAGGTGCACTGTGGCACGGTGGTCATTGTGGAGGAGGATGCACAGAGGAGTGGGAGGAAAAACTCAAGCACCTCCACCTCCTCTTCTGGCAGTAGGAGGAATGCCTTTCAGGGCGTGGTCTACTCAGCCAACCAGTGCAAAGCCCTCATTACCATCCTGGTGGTCCTTGGTGCTTTCATGGTCACCTGGGGCCCCTACATGGTTGTTATCACTTCTGAGGCACTCTGGGGGAAGAACTATGTATCCCCCACCCTGGAGACCTGGGCCACATGGCTGTCCTTCACGAGCGCTATCTGCCACCCCCTTATCTACGGACTCTGGAACAAGACAGTTCGCAAGGAACTCCTGGGCATGTGCTTTGGGGACCGGTATTACCGGGAACCCTTTGTGCAGCGACAGAGAACTTCCAGGCTCTTCAGCATTTCCAACAGGATCACAG ATTTGGGCCTGTCCCCACACCTCACAGCACTCATGGCAGGTGGACAGCCCCTGGGGCACAGCAGCAGCACTGGTGACACCGGCTTCAGCTGCTCTCAGGACTCAG GGACAGATGTGATGCTGCTGGAAGACTACATGTCTGATGACAACCCTCCCTCCCACTGTACTTGCCCGCCCAAGAGAAGGAGCTCTGTGACATTTGAGGATGAAGTGGAACAGATCAAAG tactgggagttgacaCGAGTTATGCTGGCACCCCCTGTTTTGACTTATCTCTCTAG